Proteins from a genomic interval of Geodermatophilus obscurus DSM 43160:
- a CDS encoding MOSC domain-containing protein produces the protein MLAALSVVRLSTTPIKGLSLDHPSSIELTTHGAVGDRQFFLTDGEGRLQSCTANADLLPLAARFDQDSRRLEVVSGDEVLCAGTVDSAGAIDTDMWGLRSIVADVVAGPQWSTFFSDLLGRRVRLVQARQSAYDVHPATILGSSSVAELARRSGLASVDPRRFRMLIEFVGGTPHLEDSWGGTLLRIGGAVLRGGGPVKRCAATTRDPASGAVDLQTLRLITAYRGRRESELGVGATFGLYCEVLEPGTVAVGDCLRVG, from the coding sequence ATGCTGGCCGCACTGAGCGTCGTCCGCCTGTCGACCACGCCGATCAAGGGTCTCTCGCTGGACCATCCCTCCTCGATCGAGCTGACGACGCACGGTGCCGTCGGCGACCGGCAGTTCTTCCTGACCGACGGGGAGGGGCGGCTCCAGAGCTGCACCGCCAACGCCGATCTGCTGCCCTTGGCGGCGAGGTTCGACCAGGACAGCCGCCGCCTCGAGGTGGTCAGCGGCGACGAGGTGCTGTGCGCCGGCACCGTCGATTCCGCCGGCGCCATCGACACCGACATGTGGGGCCTGCGCAGCATCGTCGCCGATGTCGTGGCGGGCCCGCAGTGGAGCACCTTCTTCTCCGATCTCCTCGGCAGACGGGTCCGCCTGGTGCAGGCCCGGCAGTCCGCCTACGACGTGCACCCCGCGACGATCCTCGGCAGCAGTTCCGTCGCCGAGCTCGCGCGCCGGTCGGGCCTCGCCTCGGTCGATCCCCGGCGCTTCCGGATGCTGATCGAGTTCGTCGGCGGGACGCCGCACCTCGAGGACTCGTGGGGTGGCACGCTCCTGCGGATCGGCGGCGCGGTACTGCGGGGCGGTGGCCCGGTGAAGCGCTGCGCGGCGACCACGCGCGACCCCGCTTCCGGTGCTGTCGACCTGCAGACGCTCCGCCTGATCACGGCCTACCGCGGCCGCCGGGAATCCGAGCTCGGAGTCGGGGCGACCTTCGGCCTGTACTGCGAGGTGCTCGAGCCGGGGACCGTCGCGGTCGGCGACTGTCTGCGCGTCGGCTGA
- a CDS encoding IS5-like element ISGeob3 family transposase produces the protein MITYSATLDVPAETATLLTELLIAERLRRGTGVGARAASAREQAVLVLRWFREDADMTVLAADTKISIATGYRYLHEGIDALAAHAPDLHQVLEAGKAAGWTHVVLDGTLIRTDRCRVKNPDTGHDLWFSGKHHTHGGNVQIVSDPDGHPVAVSDVEPGSTHDLAAARATGFLGALQAAAALLGLPALADKGYNGAGAGVLTPTKGHGLHPDNLARNQLIGCLRAEGERGIALLKTRWKALNRIRLCPQRIGAVTKAALVLTRAERPIR, from the coding sequence GTGATCACCTACTCTGCCACGCTCGACGTGCCCGCTGAAACCGCCACGCTGCTGACCGAACTGCTGATCGCCGAACGGCTGCGCCGGGGCACCGGCGTGGGCGCCCGCGCCGCGTCGGCCCGAGAGCAGGCGGTGCTGGTGCTGCGCTGGTTTCGCGAGGACGCCGACATGACGGTGCTCGCCGCCGACACCAAGATCTCGATCGCCACCGGCTACCGCTACCTGCACGAAGGCATCGACGCCCTCGCCGCCCACGCACCAGACCTGCACCAGGTGCTCGAGGCCGGCAAGGCCGCCGGCTGGACCCATGTCGTGCTTGACGGCACCCTCATCCGCACCGACCGCTGCCGAGTGAAGAACCCCGACACCGGTCATGACCTGTGGTTCTCCGGCAAGCACCACACCCACGGCGGCAACGTGCAGATCGTCAGCGACCCCGACGGGCACCCGGTCGCAGTCTCTGACGTCGAACCCGGCTCGACCCATGACCTGGCTGCCGCCCGAGCCACCGGCTTCCTCGGCGCGCTGCAGGCCGCAGCTGCCCTGCTGGGCCTGCCCGCGCTGGCCGACAAGGGCTACAACGGCGCCGGCGCCGGCGTGCTGACCCCAACCAAGGGCCACGGCCTGCATCCGGACAACCTCGCCCGCAACCAGCTCATCGGCTGCCTACGCGCCGAAGGCGAACGCGGGATCGCGCTGCTCAAGACCCGCTGGAAGGCGCTCAACCGCATCCGACTGTGCCCTCAGCGGATCGGCGCCGTCACCAAAGCAGCGCTCGTCCTGACCCGCGCCGAACGACCAATCCGTTGA